A single Aspergillus chevalieri M1 DNA, chromosome 3, nearly complete sequence DNA region contains:
- the phb1 gene encoding prohibitin subunit PHB1 (COG:O;~EggNog:ENOG410PFZQ;~InterPro:IPR001107,IPR000163,IPR036013;~PFAM:PF01145;~go_component: GO:0016020 - membrane [Evidence IEA]), whose protein sequence is MAANALHNLYRLAIPVATGAALVNASLYDVRGGTRAVIFDRLSGVQETVVNEGTHLLVPWLQRAIIYDVRTKPRNISTTTGSKDLQMVSLTLRVLHRPDVPKLPAIYQSYGTDYDERVLPSIGNEVLKAIVAQFDAAELITQREAVSNRIRTDLMKRASQFNIALEDVSITHMTFGKEFTRAVEQKQIAQQDAERARFIVERAEQERQANVIRAEGEAESADIISKAVAKAGSGLIEIRRIDASKEIANTLSSNPNVTYLPGGEGKEGGKSTSLLLGLRG, encoded by the exons CCTCTACCGTCTAGCCATCCCCGTCGCTACGGGTGCGGCTCTCGTCAACGCCTCGTTGTACGATGTCCGCGGCGGAACCCGGGCAGTCATCTTCGACCGATTGTCGGGAGTGCAGGAGACAGTGGTCAACGAGGGCACGCATCTTCTGGTTCCGTGGTTGCAGAGAGCTATTATCTACGATGTCCGTACGAAGCCGCGCAATATCTCGACGACAACAGGGAGTAAGGATTTGCAGATGGTTAGCTTAACGCTGAGAGTTCTGCACCGGCCTGATGTTCCCAAGCTGCCGGCCATCTACCAG TCCTACGGTACTGACTACGACGAACGTGTCCTCCCCTCCATCGGCAACGAAGTCCTCAAAGCCATCGTCGCCCAGTTCGACGCCGCCGAACTCATTACCCAACGTGAAGCCGTCTCCAACCGGATCCGAACTGACCTCATGAAGCGCGCCTCCCAGTTCAACATTGCCCTCGAAGACGTCTCCATCACCCACATGACCTTTGGAAAGGAATTCACCCGCGCTGTCGAGCAGAAGCAGATTGCCCAGCAGGACGCTGAGCGGGCACGGTTCATCGTCGAGCGGGCCGAGCAGGAACGGCAGGCAAACGTCATCCGTGCGGAGGGTGAAGCTGAGAGTGCGGATATTATTAGCAAGGCGGTGGCTAAGGCTGGAAGTGGGTTGATTGAGATTCGGAGGATTGATGCAAGCAAGGAAATTGCGAATACGCTGTCAAGTAACCCGAATGTTACTTACTTGCCCGGTGGTGAGGGCAAGGAGGGTGGAAAGAGCACGAGCTTGTTGTTGGGCTTGAGGGGTTAA
- a CDS encoding 25S rRNA (uracil2843-N3)-methyltransferase (COG:S;~EggNog:ENOG410PHDI;~InterPro:IPR021463;~PFAM:PF11312), whose product MPHRPGNKKSNPNSSKKRAPEKKPQRQHQLQHQRAEEEPTPFDNPTNIIPLTLQQLLLNVFQSALVPNTPASQHDQQNQRDTNENEGELDLKPLIQTIKSHLYNRDFDSAFTDANEELLRAYALRWSASRTLGYAGVFKAVLGLLSEGKEGRNVDGQVVCIGGGAGAEIVALAGVWRDIVTAPTDEGEGRSTGLKVTAVDIADWSGVVGRLDGAMRSPKVLASKSHPAPLLPDGGGDKFGVAFQKADVLSLPEEELKSLYGQGTVMVTLMFTLNELFSTSIAKATAFLLRTTDVVEPGTLFLVVDSPGSYSSLSLGKTTDTGEKEKVERKYPMKFLLDHTLLSVAEGKWEKILSQDSRWWRRDAARLHYDVGEGAGLEDMRFQVHLYRRL is encoded by the coding sequence ATGCCACACCGACCAGGTAACAAAAAGTCCAATCCGAATTCCTCCAAGAAACGAGCACCAGAGAAAAAGCCCCAAAGACAACATCAACTGCAACATCAGCGAGCCGAAGAAGAACCAACCCCCTTCGACAACCCCACCAACATCATCCCCCTCACCCTCCAACAACTCCTCCTAAACGTCTTCCAGTCCGCCCTCGTCCCAAACACCCCTGCCTCACAACATGACCAACAGAACCAGCGCGACACGAACGAAAACGAAGGAGAATTGGACCTGAAACCGCTCATCCAGACGATAAAATCGCACCTCTACAACCGCGACTTCGACTCGGCGTTCACGGATGCGAATGAGGAGTTACTGCGCGCGTATGCGCTGCGGTGGAGTGCTAGCCGGACACTTGGGTATGCGGGTGTTTTCAAGGCTGTTTTGGGTCTGCTCTCtgaggggaaggaggggagGAATGTTGATGGGCAGGTTGTGTGTATTGGGGGTGGTGCTGGGGCGGAGATTGTGGCGTTGGCGGGGGTTTGGAGGGATATTGTGACTGCGCCTACggatgagggagagggaAGGAGTACGGGATTGAAAGTGACAGCAGTAGATATCGCGGATTGGTCTGGTGTTGTTGGGAGGTTGGATGGTGCGATGCGGTCGCCCAAGGTGCTGGCGTCGAAGAGTCATCCTGCGCCGTTATTACCTGATGGCGGCGGGGATAAGTTCGGCGTCGCATTCCAGAAAGCTGATGTGCTTTCTCTTCCTGAAGAAGAGCTGAAATCCCTCTACGGCCAGGGAACAGTCATGGTAACGCTCATGTTCACACTGAATGAACTCTTTTCGACGTCCATAGCAAAAGCGACTGCGTTTTTACTACGCACGACCGACGTTGTCGAGCCAGGGACCCTGTTTCTTGTCGTGGATAGTCCGGGGAGTTATTCCAGTTTGTCACTGGGCAAGACTACAGATACAggcgagaaagagaaagtGGAACGGAAGTATCCGATGAAGTTCCTGCTCGATCACACTCTGTTATCTGTTGCAGAGGGCAAATGGGAAAAGATCCTGTCGCAGGATTCGAGATGGTGGAGGAGAGATGCAGCACGGTTACACTATGATGTTGGCGAAGGGGCTGGGTTGGAGGATATGAGATTTCAGGTTCATCTTTATAGACGGCTGTAG
- a CDS encoding uncharacterized protein (COG:E;~EggNog:ENOG410PW3R;~InterPro:IPR033195;~go_function: GO:0015067 - amidinotransferase activity [Evidence IEA]), whose translation MTSPAVHADDEWSPLRAVIVGRAGRSCFPSASKRMIEATMPSEHVHRFQLKSPFPENLVAKAEVELDQFAAILEKEGVKVYRPKGIDWLVVDGYTGAMPRDGLMSVGNTLIEACFAWQCRSREIELGFTPILDELAHDPRVRVVRRPEYAFADTIDDNEGKWAINNIRPAFDTADFMRFGRTLIGQYSHVTNQAGVDYVRQHLPPGYTIEILDVNDPHAMHIDATILPLREGLLVYHPHKVTEEALRRHTVLAEWDLHAYPFTPEGRDEPPLYMTSPWLCLNALVLDGKRVIVEAGDERTAGWFEELGMVCIRCPFQHVNSIGGSFHCATVDLVREQE comes from the coding sequence ATGACCTCACCTGCAGTACACGCCGACGACGAATGGTCCCCTCTCCGCGCCGTTATCGTCGGTCGAGCTGGAAGGTCATGTTTTCCCAGTGCTTCGAAAAGGATGATCGAGGCGACCATGCCATCGGAACATGTCCACCGCTTTCAGCTAAAGTCCCCCTTCCCTGAGAATCTCGTCGCCAAAGCAGAAGTCGAGCTAGACCAGTTCGCCGCTATCCTGGAGAAAGAGGGCGTAAAGGTATACCGGCCTAAGGGCATCGACTGGCTGGTTGTAGACGGCTATACAGGGGCTATGCCGCGGGATGGACTTATGAGCGTCGGGAATACACTGATCGAAGCGTGCTTCGCATGGCAATGCCGCTCACGAGAGATCGAGCTCGGGTTCACGCCTATTCTCGACGAACTCGCGCATGATCCCCGAGTGCGTGTCGTGCGGCGACCCGAGTATGCCTTCGCAGATACCATAGACGACAATGAAGGCAAATGGGCAATCAACAACATCCGACCCGCGTTCGACACAGCCGACTTCATGCGCTTCGGCCGCACCCTCATCGGCCAGTACAGCCACGTCACCAACCAAGCAGGCGTGGACTACGTACGCCAGCACCTACCCCCCGGCTATACCATCGAGATCCTCGATGTCAACGACCCGCACGCAATGCACATCGACGCAACCATCCTCCCCCTACGCGAGGGCCTGCTCGTATACCACCCGCACAAAGTCACCGAGGAGGCACTGCGGCGGCATACTGTTCTTGCGGAGTGGGACCTGCATGCTTACCCGTTCACGCCCGAGGGTAGAGATGAACCACCGTTGTACATGACTAGTCCGTGGTTGTGCTTGAATGCGTTGGTGTTGGATGGGAAGAGGGTAATTGTTGAGGCAGGGGATGAGCGGACGGCGGGGTGGTTTGAGGAGTTGGGGATGGTGTGTATTCGGTGTCCGTTTCAGCATGTAAATAGTATTGGGGGTTCGTTTCATTGTGCGACGGTTGATCTTGTGCGTGAGCAGGAATGA